One stretch of Melospiza georgiana isolate bMelGeo1 chromosome 28, bMelGeo1.pri, whole genome shotgun sequence DNA includes these proteins:
- the ITGA2B gene encoding integrin alpha-IIb produces the protein MALLRVLLLLGGLRLPRTLGLLQEPPTIYEGPPGSYFGFALDFHTSEGRPSVAVGAPRANSSQPGVAQPGAVFLCSWPPGRTPCHPLPMDTAGDESESQGTLELRTYKSHQWLGASVTSWHGNLVVCAPLQHWNALEGQHEAFRTPTGTCFVRSPERSVWYSPCRDRTMASTYRQTGYAHDRRYCEIGFSAAATPDGTLLLGAPGGYYFSGLVYSVELDKILRRFLGTSLLWLGSPGRPTEPVFGDYEDGYRGYSVAVGEFDGNPKTKEYVVGVPNKSNTRGEVEIFTAGDTLRRLRGIASEQVASYFGHTVAVADVDGDGRDDLLVGAPLFMARRSDGQRSELGRLYLYRGQQRLAGPPQTLTGTHPYGRFGAAIASLGDLDRDGFGDVAVGAPQGGDSGSGQVFIFRGHSEGLAPVPTQRLESPFPGAAAFGFALRGATDLDGNGYADLLVGAYGAAKVAVYLGLPVVVARTQLSVPDGLNPEILDCSLPNSSVPVSCFHVEFCVSVTGQDIPRSIQLEAELQLDRLKPRPSRRALLLRGHQSSWQKALLVAPGAPPVCRNLTAYLRDKAEFKDKLSPVALSVALTLPREAPGLVLYGDTLVQAQTHIILEDCGDDNLCVPDLHLAAHTPSQRLLIGAEAVLSLRASATNAGEGAFEAELRVQLPPGTHYQAARSTIPGQEKLSCNPKKENGTHVVLCELGNPMKAGARITVNMELSVSGLEDMGDAITFHLQLRSKNSPSPSHGSVTVTVPVEAEAEMELRGNSLPATMVLPTGWHGVRGSRRLEDHGIRLEHVYELHNKGPGTVSGVTLRLAVPHRLGEHVLLYLLGLGTEGGTNCTQHPALNPAQLEISAPTAAAPGNGSRHRERREAEPAPGAGLGDLGLGDLVRVDCDNATCVDITCHVASLGKDQRALVSVHALLWMDTLQQREHLREFRIQSQAWFNTSAMPYRVQPRLLPSGQAETETCVVRASPGGEGAVPVGWVVLGGLAGLLLLTLLILLMWKMGFFKRTRPPAEGDTEEPGQAQEPGQAQE, from the exons ATGGCGCTGCTgcgggtgctgctgctcctcgggGGGCTGCGCCTGCCCCGCACGCTGGGGCTTCTCCAGGAGCCCCCCACCATCTACGAGGGACCCCCCGGCAGCTACTTCGGTTTCGCCCTGGATTTCCACACGAGCGAGGGAAG GCCCAGCGTGGCGGTGGGAGCCCCCCGTGCCAACAGCTCCCAGCCCGGCGTGGCTCAGCCCGGCGCCGTGTTCCTCTGCTCGTGGCCCCCCGGCCGGAccccctgccaccccctgcccaTGGACACTGCGG GGGACGAGAGCGAGAGCCAGGGCACCCTGGAGCTGCGCACCTACAAATCGCACCAGTGGCTGGGAGCGTCCGTCACCAGCTGGCACGGCAACCTGGTG GTCTGTGCCCCGCTGCAGCACTGGAACGCTTTGGAGGGGCAGCACGAAGCGTTCCGCACCCCCACGGGTACCTGCTTCGTGCGGAGCCCGGAGCGCTCCGTGTGGTACTCGCCGTGCCGCGACCGCACCATGGCCAGCACCTACCGCCAGACGGGCTACG CGCACGACAGGCGCTACTGCGAGATCGGCTTCAGCGCCGCTGCCACCCCG GATGGGACGCTGCTGCTGGGTGCCCCCGGCGGGTATTACTTCTCAG GCCTCGTGTACTCGGTGGAGCTGGACAAGATCCTCCGGCGCTTCCTCGGCACgtccctgctgtggctggggaGCCCCGGGCGCCCCACGGAGCCGGTGTTCGGGGACTACGAGGATGGGTACCGGG GATACTCGGTGGCTGTGGGCGAGTTTGATGGcaaccccaaaaccaaag AGTACGTGGTGGGGGTCCCCAACAAGAGCAACACGAGGGGTGAG gtggAGATCTTCACTGCGGGGGACACCCTGCGCCGGCTGCGGGGCATCGCCAGCGAGCAG GTGGCTTCGTACTTCGGGCACACGGTGGCAGTGGCCGATGTCGATGGGGACGG GAGGGACGATCTGCTGGTGGGTGCCCCCCTGTTCATGGCCCGGCGCTCGGACGGGCAGCGCAGCGAGCTCGGCCGCCTCTACCTCTACCGGGGGCAGCAGCGCCTGGCCGGGCCCCCCCAGACCCTGACGGGCACCCACCCCTACGGCCGCTTCGGCGCTGCCATCGCCAGCCTGGGCGACCTGGACAGGGACGGATTCGGCG ACGTGGCCGTGGGCGCCCCGCAGGGCGGTGACAGCGGCAGCGGGCAGGTGTTCATCTTCCGCGGGCACAGCGAGGGGCTGGCACCGGTGCCCACGCAGCGCCTCGAGAGCCCCTTCCCCGGCGCCGCCGCCTTCGGCTTCGCCCTGCGCGGTGCCACCGACCTGGATGGCAACGGCTACGCGG ATCTGCTCGTGGGGGCTTACGGGGCAGCCAAGGTGGCCGTGTACCT GGGACTGCCCGTGGTGGTGGCCCGGACCCAGCTGAGCGTCCCCGACGGGCTGAACCCCGAGATCCTGGACTGCTCCCTGCCCAACTCCAGCGTCCCCGTCAGCTg CTTCCACGTGGAGTTCTGTGTCAGCGTGACGGGCCAGGACATCCCTCGGAGCATCC AGCtggaggctgagctgcagctggaccGGCTGAAGCCGCGGCCATCGCGGCgggcgctgctgctgcggggACACCAATCGTCCTGGCAGAAGGCGCTGCTGGTGGCACCGGGGGCACCTCCCGTGTGCAGGAACCTCACGGCCTACCTGCGG gacaaggctgagtTCAAGGACAAGCTGAGCCCCGTGGCGCTGAGCGTGGCCCTGACGCTGCCCAGAGAGGCCCCGGGGTTGGTGCTCTACGGGGACACCCTGGTGCAGGCACAG ACCCACATCATCCTGGAGGACTGTGGCGATGACAATCTCTGCGTGCCCGACCTGCACCTGGCCGCCCACAC ccccagccagcgcCTGCTGATCGGCGCCGAGGCCGTGCTGTCCCTGCGGGCCAGCGCCACCAACGCGGGCGAAGGCGCCTTCGAGGCGGAGCTGCGGGTGCAGCTGCCCCCGGGCACGCACTACCAGGCTGCCCGCAGCACCATCCCG gggcaggagaagctgagctgCAACCCCAAGAAGGAGAACGGGACCCACGTGGTGCTCTGCGAGCTGGGCAATCCCATGAAAGCCGGAGCCCGG atcACCGTGAACATGGAGCTGAGCGTGTCCGGGCTGGAGGACATGGGGGATGCCATCACCTTCCACCTGCAGCTGCGCAG caagaacagccccagccccagccacggctcggtgacagtgacagtgcccGTGGAGGCAGAGGCGGAGATGGAGCTGCGAGG CAACTCCCTGCCAGCCACCATGGTGCTGCCCACGGGCTGGCACGGGGTGCGGGGCAGCCGGCGCCTCGAGGACCACGGCATCAGGCTGGAGCACGTCTACGAG CTCCACAACAAAGGTCCCGGCACCGTCAGCGGGGTCACCCTGCGCCTGGCCGTGCCCCATCGGCTGGGGGAGCACGTCCTGCTCtacctgctggggctgggcaccgAGGGGGGCACGAACTGCACCCAGCACCCTGCCCTCAACCCCGCACAG CTGGAGATCTCCGCTCCGACGGCCGCGGCGCCCGGGAACGGCAGCCGGCACCGGGAGCGCCGGGAGGCGGAGCCGgcgccgggagcggggctgggggacctggggctgggggaccTCGTCCGTGTG GACTGTGACAATGCCACCTGCGTGGACATCACCTGCCACGTGGCCAGCCTGGGCAAGGACCAGCGGGCACTGGTCAGCGTCCATGCCCTGCTCTGGATGGACACCCTGCAGCAG CGGGAGCACCTCCGGGAATTCCGCATCCAGTCCCAGGCGTGGTTCAACACCTCGGCCATGCCCTACCGCGTCCAGCCCCGGCTCCTGCCCAGCGGCCAGGCTGAG acCGAGACGTGCGTGGTGCGCGCCAGCCCCGGCG